The segment GCGGACCATCCTGGGTGAGGCGATCGCCATCGCGGACATTCCCTCGACCATCACCGTGAAATCAGCGAACACCGGGGTGTACGCCGCACCGGCGATACACGGACCGTAGAGGACGCAAATCTGCGGGACCCGCCCCGAGAGCATCGAGTGATTGTAGTAGTACTTTCCGATCCCCTCGCGGTTGGCGAAGAAGCCGGTCTGGCGATCGATTCGCCCGCCCGAGGAGTCCATCAGATACAAGACAGGACGGCCGGTTTTCAGCGCCCGCTGTTGCATCCGGAGAAACTTCTCGACCCCTCTGGCGGCCATACTCCCACGCTTGACCGTGTAATCGTTCGCCATGAAGTGAACGTCCCGTCCCTCGAAGGTCGCCCCGCCCGTGATGAGACCGTCCGCTGGCAGCCGGTCGTCGGTCTCTTCGCCCGCACCGTCCGGATGCCAGTCGTCGAAGGCGGCGAATTTCCCGTCCTCGAAGAGGAACTCGTCGTTCTCACCGCCGAACCACAACTCGAGGCGATCCCGGACGAAGAGCTTGTCTTCCTCGGAGAGCTGCGCTCTGTATCGTTCGGGCCCGCCCTCGAGAATGTCTTCGATCTCATCGACGAGTCGCCGCTCCCGATCGGTCGGCTCGAATCTCTCGCGATCCGCGTTCTCGCTTTCCTCACCGGTTGCTGTCGGCGGCGCTGCCGACGATTCGCGCTCGCTCGCGGAGACGGCGGTCGGTTCGTCGTCGTCACCGAGGTACACCTCGACCGTCTCCTCGAGGTGTTCCGCCAGGGCAGCGGCGATCACCGATGCCTCCTCGTCCGTCGCCGTCGCCGTGATACGAACGTGCATACCTATTCGTGTGTGGAGATCGATAAAAAATCCAGCGTGCCTCCCCTTTTCGAACTGATCGTTCGATTCCCCGTCGAAGAGAGCCGTCCGCACCGAGACGGACACCGCGTCGACCTCACCGTGGGGCGAGGACCGGAGGGGTGTCAACGCGGCGGTGCGGACGAGTAGAGAGTGGATCGCTGTCCCCGTGGTCACCATCACGGAGACAACCGTTCTGATCGGGCTGGAGGGACGTACGTTCGCGTTCAGTCGTTCACGTGTTATTTATACTTACAGTATCACGCGGCGAAACGAGCCGCTCGAAGTGGATGTCCGCTCGTCGATGGCCGTGAGAACTATTGTTCGACGCCGACAACGATTGCATCGGTTATCGAACAGCGTCGCTCGTCTTTGGGACACAGTAGAGGCGCGGGCTGCGACGAGCGTCGGGGGAACGAAACGCGCGCCGGAGCCGAGATGAGGGGGATAACCGTAACACTTCAAAAAGGGGGAGTAGGAAAGACCACGGTCGCGATCAACCTGGCAGAACGACTCGCGACTCGAGACAACGACGTGCTTCTCGTCGACGTGGATCCACAGGGAAGCGCCACGGAGGGCGTCGGATGCGGGGACGCCTACACCGCAGAGAGGTCTCTCAGGCACGTCCTTGAGCGAACCGATCCGCTCGATCCGGGCGCGCTCTGTCGGCCGGTGGCGGGCGATACCCGGTTCGATCTCCTTCCGTCGAACGCGGAACTGCAGCACGTGAGTCGCCGGATTTACGGCGATGACAGCGGTGAGCTGTTGTTTTACCGGCGAATCGTCAAGCCACTCGCAGACGAGTACGACTGGGTCGTCTTCGATGCGCCGCCGACGATCGGACCGCTTTCGAACGCCGCGTTGATCGCGACGCGACAGGTTGTTCTCCCGCTTCAGCTATCCAAACCGAGTGCGGATGCGCTGATCCGAACCGTCACGAACCAGTTGTTTTCGCTCAACGACCGCCTCTCCGATCCGATCGATATCCTCTCGATCGTTCCGAACCGGGTCAAAGGCGATAACGAGGAGAAACGCGTCCTCGAGGCGATCGAGGACAGCCAGTTCGAGCCGTATCTCCCGTCGTTTTCCCGCTCGGATCGCCTGGAAACATCACCTGGGCCCGGTATCCGAGAACGGATCGCGTTCCGTCGCGCGTACCGGGACGGCGTCCCGCTGTCGACGTACGATCCGAACGCGGACATGCTCGAGCGATTCGAGACGCTCGCGGCCATCGTCGAGAACCGATCGACCGAGTCGGTGTGAAGTACGAGCTATCCGTCTCCGTGGAACCGTCGACACCACTCCGTTCGAGGGATCGCAGCCCACTTACGGCCACCCCGAGAACGGGCGATCATGCAGATCAAAGACCGGGAGCGGATCGAGGGTGGACGCGAACGGGTCACGGTCGTCCCTGAGAGCGTCGACGACCTCTGGCACTTGCAGTACGTCCTCGAGCCCGGCGATCGCGTCGCGGGCGATACGACCCGACGGATTCAGCGCAACGACGAACAGATGCGCGATACCGGTGGCGAACGCGAACACATGTGGGTCGCAATCGCCGTCGACGACGTCGAGTTTCACA is part of the Natrarchaeobius halalkaliphilus genome and harbors:
- a CDS encoding ParA family protein, which encodes MGHSRGAGCDERRGNETRAGAEMRGITVTLQKGGVGKTTVAINLAERLATRDNDVLLVDVDPQGSATEGVGCGDAYTAERSLRHVLERTDPLDPGALCRPVAGDTRFDLLPSNAELQHVSRRIYGDDSGELLFYRRIVKPLADEYDWVVFDAPPTIGPLSNAALIATRQVVLPLQLSKPSADALIRTVTNQLFSLNDRLSDPIDILSIVPNRVKGDNEEKRVLEAIEDSQFEPYLPSFSRSDRLETSPGPGIRERIAFRRAYRDGVPLSTYDPNADMLERFETLAAIVENRSTESV